A window of Chitinophaga sp. MM2321 contains these coding sequences:
- a CDS encoding alpha/beta hydrolase-fold protein has protein sequence MSKFRTVEISNPAFEQQHLRFLTVKTASLKGRGDICIFVPPGITDLSDLPVCILLHGVYGSAWSWAFCAGIHLRAKEMMERKEIKPMLIAMPSDGLWGDGSAYLPHHQLDFEKWIATDVPEVLIESFPQVSEKSPFFIAGLSMGGFGALRIGAKYNERFKAMAGHSSITMLEQMKLFVEEDLQGYTQNDPTSENVLDTMLKYKDRLPPFRFDCGNTDLLIADNRLLHQQLQENNIPHLYEEFEGGHEWPYWEKHVIRTLQFFDAQMV, from the coding sequence ATGTCAAAATTCAGAACGGTAGAAATATCCAACCCGGCTTTCGAACAACAGCATCTTCGGTTTCTCACGGTAAAAACAGCCTCGCTTAAAGGGCGGGGTGATATCTGTATTTTTGTTCCTCCCGGCATCACAGATCTTTCAGATCTGCCGGTTTGTATTTTATTGCATGGGGTGTATGGAAGTGCCTGGAGCTGGGCTTTCTGCGCAGGTATACACCTGCGGGCCAAAGAAATGATGGAAAGAAAAGAGATAAAGCCAATGCTGATTGCGATGCCATCAGACGGCCTTTGGGGCGATGGTTCTGCTTATCTTCCACATCATCAGCTCGATTTTGAAAAATGGATTGCCACAGACGTGCCGGAAGTATTAATTGAATCCTTCCCACAAGTATCAGAAAAATCCCCATTTTTTATTGCGGGCTTGTCAATGGGCGGATTTGGCGCATTGCGCATCGGCGCAAAATATAATGAACGGTTTAAAGCGATGGCCGGGCATTCTTCCATAACAATGCTGGAACAAATGAAACTGTTTGTAGAAGAGGACCTGCAAGGCTATACACAAAATGATCCGACCAGTGAAAACGTATTGGATACCATGCTAAAATACAAGGACAGGTTACCGCCTTTTCGTTTTGATTGCGGTAATACGGATTTATTGATCGCTGATAACCGGCTGTTGCATCAACAGCTCCAGGAAAACAACATTCCTCATCTGTATGAAGAATTTGAAGGGGGGCACGAATGGCCTTACTGGGAAAAGCATGTCATCCGTACCTTGCAGTTTTTTGATGCACAAATGGTGTAA
- a CDS encoding beta-galactosidase trimerization domain-containing protein: MKNIVLFLFLLLCGQNVAAQQIIGSFENIADLKNIAATNGTVISRSTDFPAVGAWSLKTVFPAKGGTVYLNNLEATRWNRAIASDNIFANALLLFIWATNATEINVLVKDSLDHTAALKYALKPGVNHIQVPFAALNKIDLEQVKAIGIQGNSPALFYLDYIALDEYQPVLEQGGRWDVPYSAGVQTKHIPWGVPLAGGKIKTYAISPVFDGRGIIELSERLDLDYKVTTLGRNPGINRWGFGDFYNRRNPMGDDGTHPNSLVFNYIAADLLYGPEVDLIIWPGLFPWESYPLQIRNAILKRVANGTGLLLIYPASHTTAAGQWPVSPLHPTDTGIFRKMNGMEHNKKAFLPYLDATKWVTASPHFITRGVALEAFPMGHMGVVPTQGKKEDVLLRTAKGNPVLAVGTYGKGRVVAMSYAERGLIPMMDNPWETGAQVGYWDYMWSLVARAAVWVAKREPATFIKNVTHHTNNLTVQLHGVAAQEALTMQVVDAFGKTEQDTTFFITAGQEKLELPFSKYLAGGRHMANLQLKSGQSVHDWYTIAFTTSQVAVIDSIHTERSEIPTGEEVTATATLHAAQAVSGTLQASLFDNYGRLVDKKDYPVTLNGKSKVSIRFQSGNVLTPLGKIDLVLQVDGKEIDHKEKELFFLHPRKWDDYDVTMYHFGPNPVPGTWAAIDNQLKQVHVTTLAAYTLENSKHANYKVQAQTRIKGVESPDNGPDLEYYEAMKKKYLATHDKKVLVRKYGLNDSVYLHSVKNDLKRMVSEWKKFSPSAYYIYEEPSITRYDDALDLDFSDITLKAMRTWLKAQYGTLPALNQQWGTAFNTWDSVVPDDSREARQRGNTSSWADHRSFMEKTWAGQFKYVQEALNEFDPGGLVQLSGTQASGAHNGYDYSQIDKYVGQMNPYDIGNQLEYHRNFNPDVKVSGQGGYGAMGKGVLYDFYRHIFVNETAGAYIFWQQSVLNPDLTVCKSGLYLKDALYEMRQRGIGRLISNYKPENENKIAIHYSYPSIHGAWIADGEISTGHVTKERSKTLAQFRNNLDGWVKVLHDAGIGFDFMAYSGIENNDLITKGYKVLVLPMSIALSDKEAEQITAFVRQGGTVITDALAGVMDGHTRYREHQALADVFGIAPQAYSRKDLITPAYDDKLVVKGASSLSQEKERPQLLSHHYGDGKAFLLNYYLDKYPEEKLKKNNENSLAKIRQVLTAAGITSSIEITASTGNATSGITKYSFAENSGSGKLLGLLPEESITDTNIVIHLKERVHLYDIRNDHYLGEGSSFPLSVTPGVPVLLGLLKDKVDGITVQAPAEVKPGEQVSCRLQCSGNNKMLLHSVAVVKVYNPVGELMDIYSGNCNIDGNNGVFSFTTALNDVRGEWTVKVKEVISGVVTEAKIKVQ; the protein is encoded by the coding sequence ATGAAAAATATTGTTCTTTTTTTATTCCTTTTATTATGCGGGCAAAACGTAGCAGCACAGCAGATAATCGGATCTTTTGAAAATATTGCCGACCTGAAAAATATAGCCGCTACCAATGGTACGGTCATCAGCAGGTCAACGGATTTTCCGGCAGTAGGCGCCTGGTCATTAAAAACAGTTTTTCCTGCAAAAGGCGGAACAGTGTATTTAAATAACCTGGAGGCTACCCGGTGGAATCGCGCTATTGCTTCCGATAATATCTTTGCAAATGCCCTGCTGCTCTTTATCTGGGCTACAAATGCTACGGAGATCAATGTGCTGGTAAAAGACTCGTTGGATCATACTGCTGCTTTGAAATATGCACTGAAACCCGGTGTAAATCATATCCAGGTACCCTTTGCTGCTTTAAATAAAATAGACCTTGAACAGGTGAAAGCTATCGGTATCCAGGGTAACAGTCCTGCTTTATTTTACCTGGATTATATAGCATTGGATGAATACCAGCCGGTGCTGGAACAAGGTGGGCGCTGGGATGTACCTTATTCTGCCGGTGTGCAGACAAAACATATTCCCTGGGGCGTACCATTGGCAGGAGGGAAGATAAAGACATACGCCATTTCACCTGTTTTTGATGGCCGTGGTATTATTGAATTGTCGGAGCGGCTTGACCTGGATTATAAAGTAACCACACTTGGCAGAAATCCGGGAATAAACCGTTGGGGATTCGGTGATTTTTATAATCGCCGTAATCCAATGGGGGATGATGGTACACATCCTAATAGTCTTGTCTTCAACTATATTGCAGCTGATTTACTTTATGGGCCGGAGGTAGACCTGATCATCTGGCCAGGACTTTTCCCCTGGGAAAGTTATCCGCTGCAAATACGGAATGCCATCCTGAAAAGAGTCGCCAATGGAACCGGCTTGTTGCTGATCTATCCAGCCAGTCATACTACTGCTGCCGGTCAATGGCCGGTATCTCCGCTTCATCCCACTGATACGGGGATCTTTAGAAAAATGAATGGGATGGAGCATAATAAGAAAGCGTTCCTGCCTTACCTGGATGCAACAAAGTGGGTGACCGCAAGCCCTCATTTTATTACCAGGGGCGTGGCGCTGGAAGCCTTTCCTATGGGGCATATGGGCGTGGTGCCTACGCAAGGGAAGAAAGAGGATGTTTTGCTCCGCACCGCTAAAGGCAATCCCGTACTGGCGGTTGGTACTTATGGGAAAGGTCGCGTAGTGGCCATGTCTTATGCAGAAAGAGGATTGATACCCATGATGGACAACCCCTGGGAAACCGGTGCCCAGGTCGGTTATTGGGACTATATGTGGTCGCTGGTAGCGCGTGCTGCTGTATGGGTGGCTAAAAGAGAACCGGCAACTTTTATAAAAAATGTAACACATCACACGAATAACCTTACTGTACAACTGCATGGGGTAGCTGCGCAAGAAGCATTAACCATGCAGGTTGTAGACGCCTTTGGTAAAACAGAACAGGATACCACCTTTTTCATAACCGCAGGTCAGGAAAAACTGGAACTGCCCTTCAGCAAATATCTCGCAGGTGGAAGACACATGGCCAATCTTCAGTTGAAGAGCGGTCAGTCGGTACATGACTGGTATACGATTGCTTTTACCACCAGCCAGGTAGCGGTGATAGACAGTATACACACAGAGCGGTCGGAAATACCCACCGGAGAAGAAGTAACGGCCACGGCTACACTCCACGCTGCCCAAGCCGTTTCAGGTACGCTGCAGGCCAGCCTGTTTGATAATTACGGCCGCCTGGTCGATAAAAAAGATTATCCCGTTACGTTGAATGGAAAAAGTAAAGTCAGCATCCGTTTTCAATCCGGCAATGTATTAACACCCCTGGGCAAAATTGATCTCGTTTTACAGGTGGATGGTAAAGAAATAGATCATAAAGAAAAAGAACTGTTCTTTTTACATCCCCGGAAATGGGATGATTATGATGTAACCATGTATCATTTTGGTCCAAATCCCGTACCCGGTACCTGGGCGGCCATCGACAACCAGTTAAAACAGGTACATGTAACCACTTTAGCCGCTTATACATTAGAGAATAGTAAACACGCCAATTATAAAGTGCAGGCGCAAACCAGGATCAAAGGAGTGGAGTCGCCTGACAATGGCCCGGACCTGGAATATTATGAAGCCATGAAAAAGAAGTACCTGGCCACACATGATAAAAAGGTACTGGTCCGGAAATATGGATTGAATGATTCGGTATACCTGCACTCAGTAAAAAATGATCTGAAAAGAATGGTCAGTGAATGGAAAAAGTTCTCTCCTTCCGCCTATTATATTTACGAAGAACCTTCCATCACCAGGTATGATGATGCCCTGGACCTTGACTTTTCAGACATTACATTGAAAGCGATGCGTACCTGGCTAAAAGCGCAATATGGCACGCTGCCGGCGCTTAACCAGCAATGGGGCACCGCTTTCAATACCTGGGATAGCGTAGTGCCGGATGATTCGCGGGAGGCCCGGCAAAGAGGGAACACTTCTTCCTGGGCTGACCACCGCTCTTTTATGGAGAAAACATGGGCAGGACAATTCAAATACGTACAGGAGGCATTAAATGAATTTGATCCCGGCGGACTGGTACAACTTTCCGGTACACAGGCTTCCGGCGCACACAATGGATATGATTACAGCCAGATAGATAAGTATGTAGGACAGATGAATCCATACGATATCGGTAACCAGCTTGAATACCACCGCAATTTTAATCCGGATGTAAAAGTATCAGGACAGGGTGGATACGGCGCGATGGGTAAAGGCGTGCTGTATGATTTCTACCGCCACATCTTTGTCAACGAAACTGCCGGCGCCTACATCTTCTGGCAGCAATCCGTATTGAACCCTGATCTGACCGTATGCAAAAGCGGGCTTTATTTAAAAGACGCTTTGTATGAAATGCGTCAACGGGGTATAGGTAGACTAATCAGCAATTATAAACCGGAAAACGAGAATAAAATAGCGATTCACTATTCCTATCCCAGCATACATGGTGCATGGATTGCAGATGGCGAAATTTCAACAGGCCATGTTACAAAGGAGCGCAGTAAAACACTGGCGCAGTTCAGGAATAACCTGGATGGCTGGGTGAAAGTATTGCATGATGCAGGAATCGGTTTTGATTTTATGGCTTATAGCGGCATCGAAAATAATGACCTCATTACAAAAGGGTACAAAGTACTGGTATTGCCCATGAGCATAGCATTGAGCGATAAGGAAGCAGAGCAGATAACCGCATTCGTACGGCAGGGAGGCACCGTAATAACGGATGCTTTAGCCGGTGTGATGGACGGACATACCCGTTACCGGGAACACCAGGCACTGGCAGATGTATTTGGTATTGCTCCACAGGCGTATTCCCGGAAAGATCTCATCACACCCGCTTACGATGACAAATTAGTAGTAAAGGGCGCCAGTTCCCTGAGCCAGGAAAAAGAAAGACCCCAATTACTGAGTCATCATTATGGAGATGGAAAGGCTTTTTTACTGAACTACTACCTGGATAAATATCCCGAAGAAAAGCTTAAAAAGAATAATGAAAATTCTCTTGCGAAAATAAGACAGGTACTGACAGCCGCAGGTATCACTTCTTCCATAGAAATTACGGCATCAACAGGAAATGCAACCAGTGGTATCACTAAATATTCCTTTGCTGAAAACAGTGGGTCGGGGAAATTATTGGGATTACTTCCGGAAGAAAGTATAACCGATACCAATATTGTAATACATTTAAAAGAACGTGTTCATCTGTATGATATCAGGAATGATCATTACCTGGGAGAGGGAAGTAGCTTTCCATTAAGCGTTACACCAGGCGTGCCGGTATTATTGGGTCTGTTAAAAGATAAAGTGGATGGTATTACGGTACAGGCGCCGGCTGAGGTAAAACCCGGAGAACAGGTAAGTTGCAGGTTGCAATGCTCCGGCAATAACAAAATGTTGTTACACTCGGTGGCTGTAGTAAAAGTGTATAATCCGGTGGGAGAATTAATGGATATCTATTCCGGTAATTGTAATATAGATGGAAATAATGGGGTGTTCAGTTTTACCACCGCATTGAATGATGTTAGGGGAGAATGGACCGTGAAAGTAAAAGAAGTGATCAGCGGCGTGGTCACGGAGGCAAAAATAAAAGTTCAGTAA
- a CDS encoding alpha/beta hydrolase-fold protein — MNYKFVFTCFAFFFITGLQAQQATLTIKVITPPKTPPQDTLLVIGDKPVWGNWIYPRSARMVKLNDSTWTQENHFAVNTPVSFKITRGSYYKEALYNNNGQIPAATSFNLVRDTTVVIRPSNWNDLYQRSITGIVRYHHHFSSPLLKNTRDVVVWLPPSYFTSPQKRYPVLYAHDGQNIFDHTGGGAGDEWHMDEVADSLIRSGSTEEFIIVGMANTKDRWVEYSGTPEGYNYVTFIATELKPFIDNHYRTKKDKANTAAIGSSMGGLISFYMVWWYPEVFSKAACLSSGFYFDDGHILNKADTSTARLNGSKIYLDCGGQDLDKDFLPDNEHMHQVLLRNKSIKLQYEYFPADKHNEFAWANRLYMPLTFLFGKSK, encoded by the coding sequence ATGAATTATAAATTTGTTTTCACCTGTTTCGCCTTTTTTTTCATAACAGGCCTACAGGCCCAGCAAGCTACTTTAACGATTAAAGTGATCACACCGCCAAAAACACCTCCGCAGGATACCTTGCTGGTGATTGGCGACAAACCGGTATGGGGTAACTGGATCTATCCACGGAGTGCGCGTATGGTTAAATTAAACGACAGCACCTGGACACAGGAAAACCATTTCGCGGTGAATACCCCCGTAAGTTTCAAAATCACCAGGGGATCTTATTACAAAGAAGCATTGTATAACAACAACGGGCAAATCCCTGCTGCTACCTCGTTTAACCTGGTGAGGGATACTACGGTTGTGATCAGACCCAGCAACTGGAATGATCTTTACCAGAGAAGTATCACCGGAATAGTAAGATATCATCATCATTTCAGCAGCCCTTTATTAAAAAATACCCGCGATGTAGTGGTTTGGCTTCCGCCATCCTATTTTACTTCGCCGCAAAAAAGGTATCCGGTGCTGTATGCACACGATGGACAAAACATTTTTGATCATACAGGTGGTGGCGCCGGCGATGAATGGCATATGGACGAAGTAGCCGACAGTCTTATCAGGAGCGGCAGTACCGAAGAATTTATCATCGTGGGGATGGCCAATACAAAAGATCGTTGGGTGGAATATTCAGGTACACCGGAAGGCTATAACTATGTAACATTTATTGCCACCGAGCTGAAACCTTTTATTGATAACCATTACCGGACAAAAAAGGATAAAGCCAATACCGCTGCTATCGGTTCATCTATGGGTGGGCTGATCTCTTTCTACATGGTATGGTGGTATCCGGAAGTATTTTCAAAAGCAGCCTGTCTTTCCAGTGGTTTCTATTTTGATGACGGCCATATTTTAAACAAGGCGGATACCTCCACGGCACGGTTGAATGGCAGTAAAATTTACCTCGATTGTGGTGGCCAGGACCTCGATAAAGATTTTTTACCGGATAATGAACATATGCACCAGGTATTGTTAAGGAATAAGTCGATAAAGCTGCAATACGAGTACTTCCCAGCCGATAAACACAATGAGTTTGCCTGGGCAAACCGGCTTTATATGCCACTTACATTCTTGTTCGGAAAAAGTAAATAA
- a CDS encoding beta-N-acetylhexosaminidase, whose translation MERIHTRFFIQLLFVCLMMAGIGCGDVNTTHHPTAGERALASLLPVPQQAKFSADTFLLDDNWHVEATANGEDRPAFESLMEGLGEKKMHLKSLPAGDAASASPVIRLVVKAGSVPIQPTVDTSRTSLEKQAYQLTLDAAGITVTANASQGLYYGVQTLLQLINASGEKVWLPKGEITDWPELNVRMIYWDDAHHLEKMDALKRIIRQAAFYKINAFAIKLEGHFMFKSAPALVEPYALSAEEYQELTDYAKAHYVDVVPYLDAPAHVAFILKHPEYAGLRLYPDNNYQFSVTNPGTEKLLKGMFGDLMDANKGGKMVLFSTDEAYYTGKGGDEIAAAKKLGSNGRLLAKFISTIGDWLHEQGRTVMFWGEFPIAPEDIPAVPAHMVNGVYSKEVAALYQKQGLRQFIYTATQGAEPIFPNYYPSHTKDTVMEDGSDRSSNRVGAMLKEITTAINDKQSTFMGVVIAGWADAGLHPETFWLGYATGTAAGWNYHGATAADLTSRFYNSFYGTSAVDIDTIYRLLSTQAEFFDQSWNWGPSQLRKPILGNSYGILDTAKPAFDQFLPMLPVPAANSLKPAFDWDTANEQRLKLATKFLKENNELQDLLQRNKELQVRHPYNLEVLTSVAALCRQNLEMLLQLQQINGLLKTAAVNAIGDATTAVAMIDSALNVAAAIKTQRDEMLSSLAAVWHKDWQPLVKEANGRTLLLAVDDIKDHQPGRTIDLSYLIYRQLHYPLGKWAGEVSKVRNAYAVKNKLPVRQESLQWETY comes from the coding sequence ATGGAACGAATACACACGCGGTTTTTTATACAGTTATTATTTGTCTGCCTCATGATGGCAGGAATCGGGTGCGGGGATGTAAATACAACACATCATCCCACAGCAGGTGAACGGGCGCTTGCCTCCTTGTTACCTGTGCCGCAACAGGCGAAGTTTTCAGCCGATACATTTTTACTGGATGATAACTGGCATGTTGAAGCAACAGCCAACGGGGAAGATCGTCCGGCCTTTGAAAGTTTGATGGAAGGATTGGGTGAAAAGAAGATGCACTTAAAGTCATTGCCTGCCGGCGATGCGGCGAGTGCGTCACCCGTTATCAGGCTGGTAGTGAAGGCCGGATCGGTACCCATACAACCCACCGTTGATACCAGCCGCACTTCGCTGGAAAAGCAAGCCTACCAGTTAACATTGGATGCTGCCGGCATTACGGTGACAGCCAACGCATCACAAGGGCTGTACTATGGCGTGCAAACGCTGTTACAATTAATAAATGCATCCGGAGAGAAAGTATGGCTACCAAAAGGTGAAATAACTGATTGGCCCGAACTGAATGTGAGAATGATATACTGGGATGATGCACATCATCTTGAAAAGATGGATGCTTTAAAACGGATCATCCGGCAGGCAGCCTTTTACAAGATCAATGCGTTTGCCATCAAGCTGGAAGGTCACTTTATGTTTAAAAGCGCCCCGGCATTGGTAGAACCCTACGCTTTATCAGCGGAGGAATACCAGGAACTAACCGATTATGCAAAAGCGCATTATGTAGACGTGGTACCTTACCTGGATGCACCGGCGCACGTAGCTTTCATCTTAAAGCATCCGGAATATGCCGGTCTGCGGTTGTATCCCGATAATAACTATCAATTCTCCGTTACCAATCCGGGCACGGAAAAGTTGTTGAAAGGCATGTTCGGCGATTTGATGGACGCTAACAAAGGCGGCAAAATGGTATTGTTTTCTACAGACGAAGCATATTACACCGGCAAGGGTGGTGATGAAATTGCCGCCGCAAAAAAACTGGGCAGTAATGGCCGTTTGTTGGCAAAGTTTATTTCAACGATAGGAGATTGGTTACATGAACAGGGAAGAACCGTGATGTTCTGGGGCGAATTTCCGATAGCGCCGGAAGATATTCCCGCGGTGCCTGCACATATGGTAAACGGCGTATACAGTAAAGAGGTGGCTGCACTTTATCAAAAACAAGGGTTGCGTCAGTTTATTTACACGGCTACGCAGGGTGCGGAACCTATTTTCCCAAATTACTATCCGTCACATACAAAAGACACCGTGATGGAAGATGGTAGCGACAGATCCTCCAACCGCGTAGGCGCCATGCTGAAAGAAATTACGACCGCTATTAATGATAAGCAATCCACGTTTATGGGCGTTGTAATAGCTGGTTGGGCGGATGCCGGTTTGCATCCGGAAACCTTCTGGCTGGGGTATGCTACCGGCACAGCAGCCGGTTGGAACTATCACGGCGCTACTGCAGCTGATCTGACTTCCCGTTTTTATAATTCCTTTTACGGTACTTCAGCGGTTGATATAGACACGATCTACAGGCTATTGAGTACACAGGCTGAGTTCTTTGATCAGAGCTGGAATTGGGGCCCTTCTCAACTAAGAAAACCAATCCTGGGTAATTCCTATGGAATACTGGACACCGCCAAACCAGCCTTCGACCAGTTTCTGCCCATGCTGCCTGTACCTGCTGCCAACAGTTTGAAACCTGCTTTTGACTGGGATACAGCGAATGAACAGCGTTTGAAACTGGCCACAAAGTTTTTGAAAGAGAATAATGAATTGCAGGATTTGCTGCAACGCAATAAAGAACTACAGGTGCGGCACCCCTACAACCTGGAAGTATTAACAAGTGTAGCAGCACTATGCAGACAAAACCTGGAAATGCTGTTACAGTTACAACAGATCAACGGTTTACTGAAAACCGCTGCGGTAAATGCTATCGGAGATGCAACAACTGCTGTAGCAATGATCGACTCCGCATTGAATGTGGCTGCCGCAATAAAAACACAGCGGGATGAAATGCTGTCTTCCCTCGCAGCGGTTTGGCATAAAGACTGGCAACCGTTAGTGAAAGAAGCTAATGGCCGTACTTTGTTGTTGGCTGTAGATGATATAAAGGACCACCAGCCTGGCCGCACCATTGATTTGAGTTACCTGATCTACCGGCAGCTGCATTATCCTTTAGGGAAATGGGCCGGGGAGGTGAGTAAGGTAAGGAATGCCTATGCCGTTAAAAATAAATTACCTGTAAGACAAGAAAGTTTACAGTGGGAAACGTATTAG
- a CDS encoding alcohol dehydrogenase catalytic domain-containing protein, protein MPINCKAAVTNGKGDFFIDEIQVADPGPDEVLVQVKAAGLCHTDYDSLSWNKTMIIGHEGAGVIVKTGAQVTGLQVGDKVMLNWAMPCGHCFQCEEGNQHICENNSPVTGGQHGPNGGHAHAMGSTLKGIPVERSFNLGTLAEYTLVKAAAVVLNASDKMSFEAASIIGCGVMTGYGSVINAAKVKPGSSVVVLGTGGVGLSVIQGAKVAGAGKIIAIDINPRRLEMAAAFGATDIILADKADTGLLQAAAKVKALTANRGADYAFECTAIPQLGAAPLAMVRNAGTAVQVSGIEQEIPFDMNLFEWDKIYINPLYGKCKPQTDFPAITALYNEGRFLLEEMITRRYALQDLKQAFDDMLQGRNAKGVIIF, encoded by the coding sequence ATGCCGATTAATTGTAAAGCCGCAGTAACCAATGGCAAGGGTGATTTTTTTATCGATGAGATACAGGTAGCTGATCCCGGACCGGATGAAGTGCTGGTACAGGTGAAGGCTGCAGGATTATGCCACACTGATTACGACTCGCTGAGCTGGAACAAAACCATGATCATCGGGCATGAAGGCGCGGGTGTTATTGTGAAAACTGGCGCACAGGTAACGGGGTTACAGGTGGGTGATAAAGTAATGTTGAACTGGGCAATGCCTTGCGGACATTGTTTCCAGTGTGAAGAAGGCAATCAGCATATTTGTGAGAATAATTCGCCCGTTACAGGAGGACAGCATGGACCCAATGGCGGTCATGCGCATGCGATGGGCAGTACTTTGAAGGGGATACCTGTGGAACGCTCCTTTAACCTGGGTACGCTGGCAGAATACACGCTGGTAAAAGCCGCTGCCGTGGTATTAAATGCCTCGGATAAAATGTCGTTTGAAGCGGCCAGTATCATCGGTTGCGGTGTGATGACCGGTTACGGTTCTGTGATCAATGCGGCCAAAGTGAAGCCAGGCAGCAGCGTGGTGGTATTGGGCACCGGTGGCGTTGGACTCAGCGTGATCCAGGGGGCAAAAGTGGCCGGTGCCGGAAAGATCATCGCTATTGATATTAATCCCCGTCGCCTGGAAATGGCAGCAGCTTTTGGCGCTACCGATATTATACTGGCTGATAAGGCTGATACGGGGCTTTTACAGGCCGCTGCTAAGGTGAAGGCGTTAACGGCTAACCGTGGAGCTGATTATGCCTTTGAATGCACTGCTATTCCCCAGTTAGGCGCCGCGCCGCTGGCAATGGTACGCAATGCCGGAACTGCCGTGCAGGTAAGTGGTATAGAACAGGAAATACCATTTGATATGAACCTCTTTGAGTGGGATAAAATATATATCAACCCATTGTATGGTAAATGTAAACCCCAGACCGATTTTCCGGCCATTACTGCATTATACAACGAAGGGCGCTTCCTGCTGGAAGAAATGATCACACGCCGGTATGCACTCCAGGATTTAAAACAGGCTTTTGATGATATGTTACAGGGCAGAAATGCAAAAGGTGTCATCATTTTTTAA